One segment of Dermochelys coriacea isolate rDerCor1 chromosome 27, rDerCor1.pri.v4, whole genome shotgun sequence DNA contains the following:
- the LOC119848920 gene encoding keratin, type I cytoskeletal 12-like: MALSVRTGGGSRQFSSRSGLSGGAIRISSSSGGGGFGGGSGGGFGVASLLGSSSGFGGGFGSSLGGGLVGSFGGSSGGGFGGSFGGGLGGGFGSGSGAGFGGGFGAGSGGDGGLLSGTEKETMQNLNDRLAAYLNKVHSLEESNTDLEHKIREWYEKNGPGAGGPGAGHDYSKYYPIIEDLRNKIINATIDNARIVLQIDNARLAADDFRLKYENEAALRQSVEADINGLRRVLDELTLTRADLEMQIESLNEELAYLKKNHEEELQGFQGNATGQVSVEMDAAPGIDLTKLLNDMRGQYEVIAEQNRKEAEAWFNEKSLELKREISTNTEQLQSGKSEITDLRRILQGLEIELQSQLAMKKSLEDTLAETEASYCAQLSQMQLQIGNLESQLFQVRADMERQNAEYQQLLDIKTRLEMEIETYRRLLDGEFGSEFAGGQGGSFESSSLTGSKSQTQSLDSSNDPTKTRKIKTIVEEVVDGKVVSSHVKEVEEKM, from the exons ATGGCTCTTTCTGTGCGTACAGGAGGAGGATCTCGGCAATTTTCGTCCCGGAGTGGTCTTAGTGGGGGAGCTATAAGAATATCTAGTTCCAGTGGTGGAGGAGGCTTTGGTGGGGGATCTGGTGGAGGCTTTGGTGTTGCTTCTCTGCTTGGCTCTAGTTCTGGCTTTGGTGGAGGTTTTGGTAGTAGCTTGGGGGGAGGTTTGGTTGGTAGCTTTGGTGGCAGCTCAGGTGGTGGCTTTGGAGGTAGTTTTGGTGGAGGTTTAGGAGGTGGCTTTGGTAGTGGCTCAGGCGCTGGTTTTGGAGGTGGCTTTGGTGCTGGCAGTGGTGGAGATGGTGGCCTTCTCTCTGGCACGGAAAAGGAAACCATGCAGAACCTGAATGACCGTCTGGCTGCATACTTAAACAAAGTACATTCTCTGGAGGAGAGTAATACTGACCTGGAGCATAAAATCCGTGAATGGTATGAGAAAAATGGTCCTGGTGCTGGTGGCCCTGGAGCTGGCCATGATTATAGTAAATATTACCCAATAATTGAAGACCTTAGGAAtaag ATTATTAATGCCACTATTGATAATGCCAGGATCGTTTTGCAGATTGATAATGCCAGACTGGCTGCTGATGACTTCAGACTGAA atatgagAATGAAGCAGCTCTTCGCCAGAGTGTGGAGGCTGATATCAATGGTCTGCGTAGAGTTCTGGATGAGCTGACTTTGACCAGAGCTGATCTAGAGATGCAGATAGAAAGCCTGAATGAGGAGCTGGCTTACCTCAAGAAGAACCATGAGGAG GAACTTCAAGGTTTCCAAGGTAATGCTACTGGCCAAGTCAGTGTTGAAATGGATGCTGCTCCAGGAATTGATCTGACCAAGCTTCTGAATGACATGAGAGGACAGTATGAAGTCATTGCTGAACAGAACCGTAAAGAGGCTGAAGCATGGTTCAATGAAAAA AGCCTGGAACTGAAAAGGGAAATCTCCACCAACACTGAACAACTTCAATCAGGAAAAAGTGAAATCACAGATCTAAGACGCATTCTTCAGGGCTTGGAAATTGAACTACAGTCTCAACTTGCCATG AAAAAATCCCTTGAAGACACATTGGCAGAAACAGAAGCAAGTTACTGTGCTCAACTCTCACAAATGCAGCTTCAGATTGGGAATCTGGAGTCCCAGCTTTTCCAGGTCAGGGCTGATATGGAGCGCCAGAATGCAGAATATCAGCAACTCCTGGACATCAAGACCCGGCTGGAAATGGAGATCGAGACCTACCGTCGCCTGCTAGATGGGGAATTTGG AAGTGAATTTGCTGGGGGACAAGGAGGTTCATTTGAAAGTTCATCCTTGACAGGTTCCAAATCACAAACACAGTCACTGGATTCTTCTAATG ATCCAACCAAAACCAGAAAGATCAAAACAATTGTTGAGGAGGTGGTGGATGGTAAAGTTGTCTCATCCCATGTAAAGGAAGTTGAAGAGAAGATGTAA